The DNA window GATTTTATCGGAGTGTTTCAACTTGACCGCACCAATAATCCCTAAAACTAAAATTGCTATTTTAACTATCAATATTAGTAATGATAATGTACTTGTTGCTCCTATATTAACACTATTGTTCAATCCGGAAGAACTTAAATCACTAACAACCGATCCAAATAGAAATAGGGGCGCAACTAAAAGAAATATACCTCCTACAAGTCCAACAGCTCCATTGCATGTAACTAACTTTTTTTCATTCATTTTATTTATCACCACCTTTTATACAAATTCAGTATAACTTAAGAATTGATATTTCGAAAGTAATTTATTTAGGAGTATAGGTCCGGTTGTGAAAAATCTTGTGTTTTTAAAAATTAAATAACGAAAAAGTCCCTCGAGGTCGAGAGACTTTACATAATGCCCATTTTACCAAGTACCAAGCCCCGCAAGGGGCACAGACGAAAAGATTGTGATTTTGAACTGGTATAGATTGGGAATAGTGATTTGAATACGTTTTAAAGAGTAAATTTCTTGTGAAATTTACAGATATATATATAAAATTTAAATAACAAATTATTGTACTTGTTTATCAATTTTAGGTAGATACATAATAATATTTTTCTGAAAAAAGCACTTGCAAAATGAAATTTTTAAAATAAGATTAAAAAGGAGGGGTTAAATATGAGGAAGTTTTTATTTTTATCTTTATTATTTTTAGTTATTCCTTTTACATCACCACTATCAGTTAACGCAGTCAGTGATGACGTAAAACAACCACAGACTAGGGCAGCTCAATACTACGTAGTTGACAGAAAATCTCAATCCCAAGTTTCAAGAGATAATTTATGGTTTAATGATTACGCGTGGTATACTTACAAGTACATTAGTGTTCCAAATGGTTACAGACCAGTTGGAAGAGTAACAAAGACAGTTACTGCTCCAACTGGACCTAGTAAAAGAACTGTAGTATCGTATTATTCGTATTCTTATGTTAAAAATTAATAATGAATTGGTTATTAAATTAGAATAAAGAAGGTAGGTATTATTATGCACAAATTAAAAATAGCACTTTTACTTTTTCTGATTGTACCAATTGTAGCTGCTTGTACAACCACAAAAAAATTTGAATTAGAAGGAACTTGGACATCAATTTCAAAAGATATTGATGCAAATAGTTCGTACTCAATTATAAAAAAAATTGAATTTGAGTCAAATGGGTTAGCTACCATCACTTACGAAGATGAAAAACAAGTTAAAATAGGGTATAATTTTGATTCAAAAAAAGCTAGCAACAAAAAATATGGACAGCTAAAATTAAATTATACAGATAGAGATATAACAAGTACAGATGTTCTGAAAGTTAAAAATAAAGATAATCAGATTAAATTAGACATCGGTTACATGGCATTGTTTGAACGTACAAATTAATAATTATCGGAAAAACCTTTTGCTCCAATATAATAATAAAAAAAGAAGAAGTAACTCCAGGTTGGGGTACTTCTTCTTTTTTAGTCCTCAGTCCAATTGTGAAGAGGAACCTTCAGGTTCTTTTTTTCTTTGAAATAAAATTCGAAGTGCGAAACAACGCCACCTCGACCACGTCCTTTTTTCTTAATCTTTTTTATTTCAAAATAGTCAAATAAAGGAGCTAATTCTTTATTGATAGGCTTAAAAATATATTGATCGATATTTCCCATTTTATAACTCTCGGGGATATCTAAAATACGCTTAAATTCATCAATAGTGACTTTATAAAAACCAGTGGACCGAAATTGCATTAAAATACGGTACATAGATTTTGAATAGCTACTTTTCAATTCAGTGAAAGATTGCAATTCGTAACGAGTAAAATTTGTTGTGATTTCGTTTAATATAAATTCAAAATCAGTATTAACTTTGATTGTAACCGTTGATTTTTTTTTGTCTATTTCATAGCGATTAAATAATACAAATCTAACAATAATATTTTCATCCTCAAATCTAAAATTTAAATTTAATAATTTGCTATACATACTTTCTAAATCAGCAACAAACCTCTCTTTGTTGCGAGATGAATAACCAATAAGGTCTTTGATTTCATCAAATGTTAGAACAATTGTTTCGGTACCTAATCGTTTCATTTTTGCACAAAGAGAAAAAAATAAATCAAACTCAATAGGTGTAAATTTTCTAAAACTAACATCGTTCATAACGTTGTTATACCGGACTATTTCATTACTCATAATTTAAACCTCCACAATTAAAACATACGATTTTTTAAAACCATGTTTTAATTGTAACAAAACCATGTTTTAATAGCAACAAAACCATGTTTTAATAGCAACAAAACCATGTTTTAATAGCAACAAAACCATGTTTTAATAGCAACAAAACCATGTTTTAATAGCAACAAAACCATGTTTTAATAACGCTACACGCTTACAGCCCCAAGTAGTACAGAGCGCCTAAAAGGTTTTAAAAGCTCTTAAAAGTTTATTAAAAGTATATTAAAAGGTCCCAGAGTCAAAAAAGGTCGACTTGCAGGCAAGTCCTTTGAGTAAAATGAAACCAAGACAAAAAGGAAACTTGCTACGCAAGCTCAAGAATTTTATAAAATCAAAAGCATTGGCAGAAACAAGTTCCTTTCGCTACCCTCACTCACAACCTAACCCTTTTTCTCTCTTAGAACCTACTTTTAAGCTCACTACAACACTTTTACTCATGATTCAAGAGAAATACGCACAAACAAGCTATACGAGCTTACCAAGGCTTTTAGGACATTTTTTGCTAACCGTTTTTTAAGTTTTTTTAAATCAACATGTGACGAGGACATTTGAATAGAGCTAAAACGCAAAAAAACTACCCTAGAATCAATTTTAAGGTGGTTTGCTGATAAGAAGTCGTGTTTAGTCTAAAACGTCTTAGAATGTATTTTAAGCGCAAAAAAAGCATGAACCCTTTTTACTCGGTGCATACTTTTTCTTGTTAGTGAGATAAAATGGTTTACAGAATTTCTGAAATATCCCATATAATCCATACAGTATATAGTTTATAAACCCTTATTTTATAAAGATTTTCAACAGAATATTTGTAATGGTAGGGGTCAATGGAACATCTTTACGAAAAGTTGCGGTGTAAATGCGAATGATTAAAGAATAGTAATCCTCATTCGTCGCTATTTCATTTTGGAAAACAGATCCCTTTATTCTGTTTAAGGCTTTAATTTTCACAATCTCTTGTACATTCAAAAGAGCCGATTAACAGCCTTTCAATAGAGTTAGTCCACTAGACCACTTCGTTTTCACAATCTATCAGGCTGTAACGCTTACGGGACATGGTACTTGGTAAAAGGTGGATTATGTGAACTAGGCAAAATTTTAAATCTTATGCCTTTGTAATTATAGATATTGTTCGGGTTTTAAAAGATACCGCAACTTTTCGTTCAATTGTTCCAGACAATTTTTGGAACAATAAAGCCTGAAAAATTGCAAATGCTGTTAAATCAACGTTTCTTTTTTTTAATAATCGATCATACCGCAACTTTCCGTAAGGATGTTCCATTGACCCCTGGTATAGGTGTTATCTACCCCCGTGTTACATGACGGTGGTTCTAGCGGGCTTGCGCCCGCCCTCGCTAAGTCTCCGACTTGCGGATTCTATCCACTTTAACGCTCGGTTTTAATTTTTTTAAATATACGAAGCTGAATATTTATTTATAATCCATTTGTATATTCTCGCAGATTACCCCCCTATTAGTGTAGGGGGCTTAGTCTACTTTGTGCTCACACTCGCTAGAATGTTCTGCTTGCGCAGACATTCGCGAGGTGGCAAACGTAGACGTAGTTCTTTATGTATGGGATTATTTTAGCACAAAAACAAGAAAATAACTAGAAGTTTAAGGGGAACAGACTTCATAGTTAGCTGTCACAAGATAGTTTGATAAAATCGAAAACTGGAGGAGTGCCCATTTATACGCACCTCACTTTTTTTGTGCACCTGGTCTCTGCCGAGGTCGAATTTCCCACGTGGGTTTTTGAAAAGGGAAACCTTCAGAAAAAATAAATCTGATCAACCCCTAAAAATGAGCCGATAATTTTTTAGAACAGGGTGCACTTATACATTGACGAAAGTCAACGGTGCTAAAGGAAAATAATCGAGAGTTGATTCAAGTCTCTGACAGTTTTTTTTGACGGTATATTTTCCTTTTGCGAGCAGAGCAACATGTCCCCATGTTGCGAATTTTTAATCGTTGACTGTTGTCAATTTTTGTCAATTGGTCGGGAGAATTTTTTTCGATTTTTGTTTTTAAGGGATTGGGAAATCCAAAAAAGATTATCTGCCACCGACAATTTTTTTGTGTCGATGGCGGATAAAAAATTGCCACATGCTAGCATGTGGCTCTGCTTGCAAAACGAAAAAAACGTCGTTGACCAGATCCTTTTTATTTTGCTTCAGCAACCAAACTTTTGAGTTTGTGTAAGTGCGCACTTCAGGAGTTTTTCCCCTTCAGTTTTTAGGGGAAGGTTTGCTGCAAGCATTGCAAGTGTAGTCACACTTACGGAATTTGTGGAACAAAAAAATATCCACTACCGAACAAAATGGCCTGTCGGTAGTGGATAAAAAAGAGTCACATGTTTAGTTAGTTAATATGCGAACTTATTTTTAAGCAAGAACTTGATTAAATAATCAGGGTATCTTGCATAGAGATTAATTACAGTTAGAAGAATCTAAAAATTGGGAAATTGTAAAAAAATCAAAACTGAATATCAATATAATAACAAAGAATAGTAGTGTCTATCAAGTTTATTTTTGTTCTAAATTTGAGTAAAAAAAAGTGCTTTAAATTAAGAAATCGACATTTACTCTCTTACTAAAAGTATAGCAACCGAAGGGGCAAAGAACAAGACATGTGTTCGAATGGATCAAAAAAAAGCGAGATTTACTGACGGTTTTTGCTCGGTTCATTGACGGTTTTATGAAAAAAGTGTACCCACGAAAAACTCCTAGCATTGCTAGGTTTCTCACGTAAGTGGGTACACTTTTCCTTATGCTCTTTCTTAAAAATCCCATCAATCGTTAGAAACATGATAGACTAGATTTTGTTGCAAGTCCTCTTGCACGTGAAGTCACAGCGTGAGAGGAGGATTGAACCAATGCTAGAATCTCGAAAAGACCGAATGCGGATTCGGCAAAAAGAAGCACGTATGGCATTATGGAGTAAAATTATTATTCCGTTACTTGCGATTAGTGTGCCCGTTGTAACCACTCTTGTAAGTCTGTACTTGCAACGCTAGACAGAAAAAGCCCCACCGTTTGCGGAAACGGTGGGGCTACTTTTATTGAATTGGATCGAACCAATGCTTCTCATTATTCAAATTATAACAAATACATAATCAGATTGCAAAAATCTAAATTAAACTAGAAAAATCCCTTTTTTAAAGAGCTTTTTTTATTAGTCCCCTGACCCCTTAATCCCGGGCATCACTATTAGTTAGATTTTAAAAATAAAATTAATAAAGCGAAATAAAAAATTTAGGTATTAAATTTTTTGAGATTTGCTAAATAGATTGAACCGCCGACGATAGAAACAACTCCGCCAATAAATCCTAAAAAAGGTATAAGAGATACTCCACCACCAACAATAAGTAAAACACTTGGAGCTGATGCGATTTTATCGGAGTGTTTCAACTTGACCGCACCAATAATCCCTAAAACTAAAATTGCTATTTTAACTATCAATATTAGTAATGATAATGTACTTGTTGCTCCTATATTAACACTATTGTTCAATCCGGAAGAACTTAAATCACTAACAACCGATCCAAATAGAAATAGGGGCGCAACTAAAAGAAATATACCTCCTACAAGTCCAACAGCTCCATTGCATGTAACTAACTTTTTTTCATTCATTTTATTTATCACCACCTTTTATACAAATTCAGTATAACTTAAGAATTGATATTTCGAAAGTAATTTATTTAGGAGTATAGGTCCGGTTGTGAAAAATCTTGTGTTTTTAAAAATTAAATAACGAAAAAGTCCCTCGAGGTCGAGAGACTTTACATAATGCCCATTTTACCAAGTACCAAGCCCCGCAAGGGGCACAGACGAAAAGATTGTGATTTTGAACTGGTATAGATTGGGAATAGTGATTTGAATACGTTTTAAAGAGTAAATTTCTTGTGAAATTTACAGATATATATATAAAATTTAAATAACAAATTATTGTACTTGTTTATCAATTTTAGGTAGATACATAATAATATTTTTCTGAAAAAAGCACTTGCAAAATGAAATTTTTAAAATAAGATTAAAAAGGAGGGGTTAAATATGAGGAAGTTTTTATTTTTATCTTTATTATTTTTAGTTATTCCTTTTACATCACCACTATCAGTTAACGCAGTCAGTGATGACGTAAAACAACCACAGACTAGGGCAGCTCAATACTACGTAGTTGACAGAAAATCTCAATCCCAAGTTTCAAGAGATAATTTATGGTTTAATGATTACGCGTGGTATACTTACAAGTACATTAGTGTTCCAAATGGTTACAGACCAGTTGGAAGAGTAACAAAGACAGTTACTGCTCCAACTGGACCTAGTAAAAGAACTGTAGTATCGTATTATTCGTATTCTTATGTTAAAAATTAATAATGAATTGGTTATTAAATTAGAATAAAGAAGGTAGGTATTATTATGCACAAATTAAAAATAGCACTTTTACTTTTTCTGATTGTACCAATTGTAGCTGCTTGTACAACCACAAAAAAATTTGAATTAGAAGGAACTTGGACATCAATTTCAAAAGATATTGATGCAAATAGTTCGTACTCAATTATAAAAAAAATTGAATTTGAGTCAAATGGGTTAGCTACCATCACTTACGAAGATGAAAAACAAGTTAAAATAGGGTATAATTTTGATTCAAAAAAAGCTAGCAACAAAAAATATGGACAGCTAAAATTAAATTATACAGATAGAGATATAACAAGTACAGATGTTCTGAAAGTTAAAAATAAAGATAATCAGATTAAATTAGACATCGGTTACATGGCATTGTTTGAACGTACAAATTAATAATTATCGGAAAAACCTTTTGCTCCAATATAATAATAAAAAAAGAAGAAGTAACTCCAGGTTGGGGTACTTCTTCTTTTTTAGTCCTCAGTCCAATTGTGAAGAGGAACCTTCAGGTTCTTTTTTTCTTTGAAATAAAATTCGAAGTGCGAAACAACGCCACCTCGACCACGTCCTTTTTTCTTAATCTTTTTTATTTCAAAATAGTCAAATAAAGGAGCTAATTCTTTATTGATAGGCTTAAAAATATATTGATCG is part of the Carnobacterium maltaromaticum DSM 20342 genome and encodes:
- a CDS encoding replication initiation protein; protein product: MSNEIVRYNNVMNDVSFRKFTPIEFDLFFSLCAKMKRLGTETIVLTFDEIKDLIGYSSRNKERFVADLESMYSKLLNLNFRFEDENIIVRFVLFNRYEIDKKKSTVTIKVNTDFEFILNEITTNFTRYELQSFTELKSSYSKSMYRILMQFRSTGFYKVTIDEFKRILDIPESYKMGNIDQYIFKPINKELAPLFDYFEIKKIKKKGRGRGGVVSHFEFYFKEKKNLKVPLHNWTED